A single region of the Rhodococcus sp. W8901 genome encodes:
- a CDS encoding GMC oxidoreductase, whose product MTRRTFLGGAAGAAFAVTAAAPSAAAAPARRTPVTEERRRAVVIGSGFGGAIAAMHLGQAGVDTLVLERGIRWPTGPNAETFPRMLSPDQRSAWLQPHPVMTGAPPAVFPPFTGLMERIPGNGMDILCGAGVGGGSLVYHGMTMQPNGENFARCVSPRIDFAQMDSEYYPRVARRLGIATIPDDLLNSPQYSSSRRFVEMADAQGLHTFRVPMPIDWEFARRELRGEMRPSYTTGDLIYGVNNGGKFSVDVTYLAAAEATGRVEVAPLHRVADIERGPDGSWIVHCDRIGRDGTVLERKRITSDALFLGAGSPGTTRLLVKAKAKNLVPDLPDGVGTGWGNNGDRVFMVTRATDSPGAWQGGPACVGVKDWDNPAGALTIVLGPVPFPLDLYTTSVIGYGVVDGLGTWHYDAGRDDAVLTWNQAFDRGLTDAIRARIEQIVGAGFGVSAIDVNAVDTNTFHPLGGAPFGSVCDDAGRVHGQRGLYVLDGARIPGSTGACNPSMTIAALAEHSMDALVATDVDTVF is encoded by the coding sequence GTGACGAGACGCACGTTCCTCGGCGGCGCGGCAGGAGCAGCGTTCGCCGTGACGGCCGCTGCCCCGTCGGCCGCGGCGGCCCCGGCGCGACGCACACCGGTGACCGAGGAGCGCCGCCGCGCAGTGGTGATCGGGAGCGGCTTCGGCGGAGCGATCGCCGCGATGCACCTCGGGCAGGCCGGCGTGGACACCCTCGTCCTCGAGCGCGGCATCCGGTGGCCCACCGGGCCGAACGCCGAGACGTTCCCGCGGATGCTCTCCCCCGACCAGCGCTCGGCGTGGCTGCAGCCGCACCCGGTGATGACGGGCGCCCCGCCCGCCGTGTTCCCGCCGTTCACCGGACTGATGGAGCGCATTCCCGGCAACGGCATGGACATCCTGTGCGGAGCCGGCGTCGGCGGCGGGTCGCTGGTCTACCACGGCATGACCATGCAACCGAACGGCGAGAACTTCGCCCGGTGCGTCTCGCCCCGTATCGATTTCGCGCAGATGGATTCGGAGTACTACCCGCGGGTGGCCCGCAGGCTGGGGATCGCGACGATCCCCGACGACCTGCTGAACAGTCCGCAGTACAGCTCGTCGCGCCGGTTCGTGGAGATGGCGGACGCACAGGGCCTGCACACGTTCCGGGTCCCGATGCCGATCGACTGGGAGTTCGCGCGGCGGGAACTGCGCGGCGAGATGCGCCCGTCGTACACCACCGGCGACCTGATCTACGGCGTCAACAACGGGGGCAAGTTCTCCGTGGACGTCACGTATCTCGCGGCCGCGGAGGCGACCGGCCGGGTCGAGGTGGCGCCGCTGCATCGGGTCGCCGACATCGAACGCGGCCCGGACGGCTCCTGGATCGTGCACTGCGACCGCATCGGACGGGACGGCACGGTGCTCGAGCGGAAACGGATCACCTCCGACGCCCTGTTCCTCGGGGCCGGATCGCCGGGCACCACACGCCTGCTCGTGAAGGCGAAGGCCAAGAACCTGGTCCCCGATCTCCCCGACGGTGTCGGCACCGGATGGGGCAACAACGGCGACCGCGTCTTCATGGTCACCCGCGCGACGGACAGTCCCGGTGCATGGCAGGGCGGACCCGCGTGCGTCGGGGTCAAGGACTGGGACAACCCGGCCGGCGCGCTGACGATCGTGCTCGGGCCGGTGCCGTTCCCGCTGGATCTGTACACCACGTCGGTGATCGGGTACGGCGTCGTGGACGGTCTCGGTACGTGGCACTACGACGCCGGCCGCGACGACGCGGTGCTGACCTGGAATCAAGCGTTCGACCGGGGTCTGACCGACGCGATCCGCGCACGGATCGAGCAGATCGTCGGCGCCGGGTTCGGAGTGTCGGCGATCGACGTGAACGCCGTCGACACCAACACCTTCCACCCGTTGGGCGGCGCCCCATTCGGCTCGGTGTGCGACGACGCCGGACGGGTGCACGGGCAGCGTGGGCTCTACGTCCTCGACGGCGCCCGCATCCCCGGGTCCACCGGGGCGTGCAATCCGTCGATGACGATCGCCGCGCTCGCCGAGCACAGCATGGACGCCCTGGTCGCCACCGACGTCGACACTGTCTTCTGA
- a CDS encoding histidinol-phosphate transaminase, whose product MSAGVVPGSAVGIDDLPIRENLRGQSPYGAPQLTVPVQLNTNENPHPPSKALVDDVAEAVRAAAADLHRYPDRDAVALRTDLAAYMTRQTGVALDVSNLWAANGSNEVLQQLLQAFGGPGRTAVGFVPSYSMHPLLVTGTQTEWIPAPRREDFSLDAETAVRVIGERRPDVVFVTSPNNPTGHSIGLEDLKQILAAAPGIVIVDEAYAEFSSIPSAVSLIDEFPTKLVVSRTMSKAFAFAGGRLGYLVAAPAFIDAMLLVRLPYHLSVVTQAAARAALRHADETLGSVAELASERDRVSAELSAMGYTVVPSDANFILFGLFEDAARRWQHYLDEGVLIRDVGIPGHLRATIGLVAENDELLRVSRKLASTELVSTETKGSR is encoded by the coding sequence GTGAGCGCCGGGGTCGTCCCCGGATCGGCCGTCGGCATCGACGATCTGCCCATCCGGGAGAACCTTCGCGGTCAGTCTCCTTACGGCGCACCGCAGTTGACGGTTCCGGTGCAGCTCAACACCAACGAGAACCCGCACCCGCCGTCGAAGGCGCTCGTCGACGACGTCGCGGAGGCGGTCCGTGCCGCGGCTGCGGATCTGCACCGCTACCCGGACCGTGACGCGGTCGCGCTGCGCACGGACCTGGCCGCGTACATGACCCGCCAGACCGGCGTCGCGCTCGACGTGTCGAACCTGTGGGCCGCCAACGGTTCCAACGAGGTGCTGCAGCAGCTGCTGCAGGCGTTCGGCGGCCCGGGGCGCACGGCGGTCGGTTTCGTGCCGTCCTACTCGATGCACCCGCTGCTGGTCACCGGCACGCAGACCGAGTGGATTCCCGCGCCGCGGCGCGAGGACTTCTCGCTCGACGCGGAGACCGCGGTGCGGGTGATCGGCGAGCGCCGCCCCGACGTCGTGTTCGTCACCAGCCCCAACAACCCGACCGGGCACAGCATCGGCCTCGAGGACCTGAAGCAGATCCTGGCCGCCGCACCCGGCATCGTGATCGTGGACGAGGCGTACGCCGAGTTCTCGTCGATCCCGAGCGCGGTGAGCCTGATCGACGAGTTCCCCACCAAGCTCGTGGTGAGCCGGACGATGAGCAAGGCGTTCGCGTTCGCCGGTGGCCGGCTCGGATACCTCGTCGCGGCTCCGGCGTTCATCGACGCAATGCTGTTGGTGCGCTTGCCGTATCACCTGTCGGTGGTCACGCAGGCCGCCGCCCGCGCCGCGCTGCGGCACGCCGACGAGACCCTCGGCAGCGTCGCCGAGCTCGCGTCCGAGCGCGACCGGGTGAGCGCGGAGCTGTCGGCGATGGGCTACACCGTGGTCCCGAGCGACGCGAACTTCATCCTGTTCGGGCTCTTCGAGGACGCCGCCCGGAGGTGGCAGCACTACCTCGACGAGGGCGTGCTGATCCGCGACGTCGGTATCCCGGGACATCTGCGTGCGACCATCGGCCTGGTTGCCGAGAACGACGAACTGCTGCGGGTCAGCAGGAAGCTTGCTTCAACCGAGCTTGTTTCAACGGAAACGAAGGGATCCCGATGA
- a CDS encoding SRPBCC family protein, with product MSGSNVTVVDRGPRRIARRVTVDAPAATVFDLIADPRRHHELDGSGTVQHAVSGPDRLDEGSTFTVSMKMYGAPYQITSRVIDFEEGRVVEWKHPLGHHWRWEFTETTAGHTEVTEVFDYSMVRFPQWVEWMGFRSKDEQGITATLEQLRARYADG from the coding sequence ATGAGCGGCTCGAACGTCACGGTGGTCGATCGCGGACCGCGCAGAATCGCCCGCCGGGTCACCGTCGACGCACCCGCCGCGACGGTCTTCGACCTGATCGCCGACCCGCGGCGCCACCACGAACTCGACGGGTCCGGGACCGTGCAGCACGCGGTGTCCGGGCCGGACCGCCTCGACGAAGGCTCCACCTTCACGGTCTCGATGAAGATGTACGGCGCGCCGTACCAGATCACGAGCCGGGTCATCGACTTCGAGGAGGGGCGTGTTGTCGAGTGGAAACACCCCCTCGGCCACCACTGGCGCTGGGAGTTCACGGAGACCACGGCCGGTCACACGGAGGTGACCGAGGTGTTCGACTATTCGATGGTGAGGTTCCCGCAGTGGGTGGAATGGATGGGGTTCCGCTCGAAGGACGAGCAGGGCATCACGGCGACCCTCGAGCAGTTGCGCGCGCGGTACGCCGACGGGTGA
- the hisH gene encoding imidazole glycerol phosphate synthase subunit HisH, giving the protein MTARKVALLDYGSGNLHSAQRALARTGAEIEVTSDPKIALAADGLVVPGVGAFAACMEGLLGVRGDRIIGQRLAGGRPVLGICVGMQILFERGVEFGVEAEGCGEWPGTVERLEADVLPHMGWNTVDAPEDSTLFAGMDPDTRFYFVHSYGVRTWELPPSDIIAPPKLTWAEHGDRFLAAVENGALSATQFHPEKSGDAGAQLLENWVRAL; this is encoded by the coding sequence ATGACCGCACGCAAGGTTGCTCTTCTCGATTACGGCTCCGGAAATCTGCATTCGGCCCAGCGCGCCCTCGCGCGGACCGGCGCGGAGATCGAGGTGACATCGGACCCCAAGATCGCCCTCGCGGCGGACGGTCTGGTGGTGCCCGGTGTCGGCGCCTTCGCGGCGTGCATGGAGGGCCTTCTCGGTGTCCGCGGCGACCGAATCATCGGTCAGCGGCTCGCGGGCGGCCGGCCGGTTCTGGGTATCTGCGTCGGCATGCAGATCCTGTTCGAACGCGGCGTCGAGTTCGGCGTCGAGGCGGAGGGCTGCGGCGAATGGCCGGGCACCGTCGAGCGGCTCGAGGCCGACGTCCTGCCGCACATGGGCTGGAACACCGTCGACGCCCCCGAGGACAGCACTCTGTTCGCCGGCATGGACCCGGACACCCGCTTCTACTTCGTCCACTCGTACGGCGTGCGCACGTGGGAGCTGCCGCCGTCGGACATCATCGCCCCGCCCAAGCTGACGTGGGCCGAGCACGGCGACCGGTTCCTCGCGGCTGTCGAGAACGGCGCGCTGTCGGCCACCCAGTTCCACCCCGAGAAGTCCGGCGACGCCGGCGCACAGCTGCTGGAGAACTGGGTCCGCGCCCTGTGA
- a CDS encoding glycoside hydrolase family 1 protein: MKATLRTAIVALTLTLLAVPTAQAQPLGDDFLWGVATSGFQSEGSSPDSNWSRYSASGRTHDEIGDAVDFRHRYAEDIDNAAALGVDVFRFGIEWARVQPHPGQWDKTEFAYYDDVIRRIRDHGMTPMITLDHWVYPGWIADRGGWADPRTVDDWLVNAEEVVNRYRDVGAIWITFNEPTTYAQRELTFGGISLLDVHKMFDGMTRAHRTIYDRIHQLDPTARVGSNLAFIPAAFGLLDNLFVDRVTDKLDFLGIDYYYGLSLDNISAIAAATDQFYDVVPQPDGIYHALMAYHRKLPDMPLYVVENGMPTDDGKPRPDGYTRSDHLRDHIYWIEQARSDGADVIGYNYWSITDNYEWGSYRPRFGLYTVDALTDPALTRRPTDAVDTYRGIVAAGGVPADYTPVMPKAFCSLVDPPGSCLTGGSSGSGSGTGSGGS, encoded by the coding sequence ATGAAAGCAACGTTGCGCACCGCGATCGTCGCGCTCACGCTCACGCTCCTCGCCGTGCCGACTGCGCAGGCGCAACCGCTCGGCGACGACTTCCTGTGGGGCGTGGCCACCTCCGGGTTCCAGTCGGAGGGGTCGTCGCCCGACAGCAACTGGTCGCGGTACTCGGCCTCCGGGAGGACGCACGACGAGATCGGCGATGCGGTCGACTTCCGACACCGCTACGCCGAGGACATCGACAACGCGGCCGCGCTCGGTGTCGACGTGTTCCGCTTCGGCATCGAATGGGCCCGGGTGCAACCACATCCGGGCCAGTGGGACAAGACCGAGTTCGCCTACTACGACGACGTGATCCGGCGGATCCGCGACCACGGGATGACGCCGATGATCACCCTCGACCACTGGGTGTACCCGGGTTGGATCGCCGACCGGGGCGGCTGGGCGGATCCTCGCACCGTGGACGACTGGCTGGTCAACGCCGAGGAGGTGGTGAACCGCTACCGCGACGTCGGCGCCATCTGGATCACGTTCAACGAGCCCACCACCTACGCACAGCGTGAACTGACGTTCGGGGGGATTTCACTTCTCGACGTGCACAAGATGTTCGACGGCATGACACGCGCCCATCGCACGATCTACGACCGCATCCACCAACTCGATCCCACGGCGCGGGTCGGCAGCAATCTCGCGTTCATCCCCGCCGCGTTCGGGCTGCTCGACAACCTGTTCGTCGACCGGGTCACCGACAAGCTCGACTTCCTCGGCATCGACTACTACTACGGGCTCTCGCTGGACAACATCTCCGCGATCGCCGCCGCCACCGACCAGTTCTACGACGTCGTCCCACAGCCGGACGGGATCTACCACGCGCTCATGGCGTATCACCGCAAACTGCCGGACATGCCGCTGTACGTCGTGGAGAACGGGATGCCCACCGACGACGGCAAGCCACGACCGGACGGCTACACCCGCTCGGATCACCTGCGTGACCACATCTACTGGATCGAGCAGGCCCGCAGCGACGGCGCCGACGTGATCGGCTACAACTACTGGTCGATCACCGACAACTACGAGTGGGGTTCGTACCGTCCGCGGTTCGGGCTGTACACCGTCGACGCGCTCACCGACCCGGCGCTCACCCGCCGCCCCACCGACGCCGTCGACACGTACCGCGGCATCGTCGCCGCCGGGGGCGTGCCCGCGGACTACACACCGGTGATGCCGAAGGCGTTCTGTTCGCTCGTCGATCCTCCGGGCAGCTGCCTGACCGGTGGCTCGTCGGGCAGCGGATCGGGCACCGGGTCGGGCGGCTCGTAG
- a CDS encoding LysE family transporter, with protein sequence MSWQMWLAFFGASWVISLSPGAGAIASMSAGLRHGFLRGYWNILGLQLALLLQIAIVAAGVGALLAGSTTAFLIVKWFGVAYLAYLGMRQWRSAPTPIEAEPDSKRATAAGLVLRAFLINSSNPKAIVFMLAVLPQFLNPAAPLFPQYALMAATMVAVDTVVMTGYTGLAARVLRVQRSPRQQQVTSRVFATLFFTAAAALATAV encoded by the coding sequence GTGTCGTGGCAGATGTGGTTGGCATTTTTCGGCGCCAGCTGGGTGATCAGCCTGTCACCAGGAGCCGGCGCGATCGCGTCGATGTCGGCTGGCCTCCGGCACGGCTTCCTGCGCGGCTACTGGAACATCCTCGGCCTGCAGCTGGCGCTGCTGCTACAGATCGCGATCGTCGCGGCAGGCGTCGGCGCCCTGCTCGCCGGCTCGACGACGGCGTTCCTGATCGTGAAGTGGTTCGGCGTCGCCTACCTCGCGTATCTCGGCATGCGGCAGTGGCGCTCGGCGCCGACACCGATCGAGGCCGAACCGGACAGCAAGCGAGCCACCGCCGCGGGGCTGGTGCTACGGGCGTTCCTGATCAACTCCAGCAACCCGAAGGCGATCGTCTTCATGCTCGCGGTGCTACCGCAGTTCCTGAACCCCGCCGCACCGCTGTTCCCGCAGTACGCGCTCATGGCGGCCACGATGGTCGCCGTGGACACCGTCGTCATGACCGGATACACCGGTCTCGCGGCGCGGGTCCTCCGCGTGCAGCGTTCGCCGCGTCAACAACAGGTCACGAGCCGCGTCTTCGCGACCCTGTTCTTCACCGCCGCGGCGGCCCTCGCCACCGCGGTGTGA
- the hisB gene encoding imidazoleglycerol-phosphate dehydratase HisB — translation MSDRIARVERTTKESSIVVELNLDGTGNVAVSTGIPFFDHMLTALGAHASFDLNVQAKGDVEIDAHHTVEDTSIVLGQALGQALGDKRGIRRFGDAFIPMDETLAHASVDVSGRPYCVHTGEPEHMLHSVIGGYPGVPYSTVINRHVFESIALNARIALHVRVLYGRDQHHITEAEFKAVARALREAVEPDPRVTGVPSTKGAL, via the coding sequence ATGAGCGACCGGATCGCACGCGTCGAGCGGACCACCAAGGAATCGAGCATCGTCGTCGAACTCAACCTCGACGGCACCGGGAACGTCGCGGTATCGACAGGAATCCCGTTCTTCGACCACATGCTCACCGCCCTCGGCGCGCACGCCAGCTTCGACCTGAACGTGCAGGCCAAGGGAGACGTCGAGATCGACGCCCACCACACCGTCGAGGACACCTCGATCGTGCTCGGCCAGGCCCTCGGTCAGGCGCTGGGCGACAAGCGTGGCATCCGCCGTTTCGGTGACGCCTTCATCCCGATGGACGAGACCCTCGCGCATGCCTCCGTCGACGTCTCCGGGCGTCCGTACTGCGTGCACACCGGCGAGCCGGAGCACATGCTGCACAGCGTGATCGGCGGCTACCCGGGTGTGCCGTACTCGACGGTGATCAACCGGCACGTGTTCGAGTCGATCGCCCTCAACGCGCGCATCGCGCTGCACGTGCGGGTGCTCTACGGCCGCGACCAGCACCACATCACCGAGGCGGAGTTCAAGGCCGTCGCCCGCGCACTGCGCGAGGCCGTCGAGCCGGATCCGCGGGTCACCGGCGTCCCGTCGACCAAGGGTGCGCTGTAG
- the hisD gene encoding histidinol dehydrogenase, whose protein sequence is MLARTDLRGRTPSTAELRGALPRGGVDVDAVLHQVRPVVEAIRDRGAEAALEYSEKFDGIRPGTVRVPQAELDRALAELDADVRAALEVAIERTRKVHADQRRTDTVTEVVPGGTVTERWVPVERVGLYVPGGNAVYPSSVVMNVVPAQAAGVESLVVASPPQAAFGGLPHPTILAAAALLGVDEVWAVGGAQAVALLTYGGTDTDGGELAPVDLITGPGNIFVTAAKRLCRGLVGIDAEAGPTEIAILADGTADPIHVAADMISQAEHDVMAASVLVTTSTDLADAVDKALAAQLELTKHRERVETALRGSQSGTVLVDDIAAGLKVVNAYAAEHLEIQTENASAVAAQVRSAGAIFVGPWAPVSLGDYCAGSNHVLPTAGCARHSSGLSVQTFLRGIHVVDYSEAALKEVSGHVITLANAEDLPAHGEAVRLRFEALK, encoded by the coding sequence ATGCTTGCCCGCACCGACCTTCGCGGTCGTACCCCTTCCACCGCTGAGCTTCGAGGCGCCCTGCCCCGCGGCGGAGTGGACGTGGACGCGGTGCTGCATCAGGTCCGTCCCGTCGTCGAGGCGATCCGTGACCGTGGCGCCGAAGCGGCGCTCGAATACAGCGAGAAGTTCGACGGCATCCGGCCGGGCACCGTCCGTGTGCCGCAGGCCGAGCTGGATCGCGCGCTCGCCGAACTCGACGCCGATGTCCGCGCCGCCCTCGAGGTCGCGATCGAGCGGACCCGCAAGGTGCACGCCGATCAGCGCCGCACCGACACCGTCACCGAGGTCGTGCCCGGCGGCACCGTCACCGAGCGGTGGGTCCCGGTCGAGCGGGTCGGCCTGTACGTGCCCGGTGGCAACGCCGTGTACCCGTCCAGCGTCGTGATGAACGTCGTCCCGGCGCAGGCCGCCGGTGTCGAGTCGCTCGTCGTCGCCTCCCCGCCGCAGGCCGCCTTCGGCGGTCTGCCGCACCCGACGATCCTCGCCGCGGCCGCACTGCTCGGCGTCGACGAGGTGTGGGCCGTCGGCGGCGCCCAGGCCGTCGCCCTGCTCACCTACGGCGGCACCGACACCGACGGCGGTGAGCTGGCGCCGGTCGACCTCATCACCGGTCCCGGCAACATCTTCGTCACCGCCGCCAAGCGCCTGTGCCGCGGACTGGTCGGCATCGACGCAGAGGCCGGCCCCACCGAGATCGCGATCCTCGCCGACGGCACCGCCGACCCGATCCACGTCGCGGCCGACATGATCAGCCAGGCCGAGCACGACGTCATGGCCGCGAGCGTCCTGGTGACCACCAGCACCGACCTGGCCGACGCCGTCGACAAGGCGCTGGCCGCGCAGCTCGAGCTCACCAAGCACCGTGAGCGGGTCGAGACCGCGCTGCGCGGAAGCCAGTCCGGCACGGTGCTCGTCGACGACATCGCGGCCGGGCTGAAGGTGGTCAACGCGTACGCCGCCGAGCACCTCGAGATCCAGACCGAGAATGCCTCCGCGGTGGCCGCGCAGGTCCGGTCCGCGGGTGCGATCTTCGTCGGGCCGTGGGCGCCGGTCAGCCTGGGTGACTACTGCGCCGGGTCCAACCACGTGCTGCCCACCGCGGGTTGCGCGCGGCACTCGTCCGGACTGAGCGTGCAGACCTTCCTGCGTGGCATCCACGTCGTCGACTACTCGGAGGCCGCCCTCAAGGAGGTCTCCGGGCACGTCATCACGCTCGCGAACGCCGAGGATCTGCCGGCACACGGCGAGGCCGTGCGGCTGCGCTTCGAGGCTCTCAAGTGA
- a CDS encoding MFS transporter — protein sequence MRELLRTRGVLVALLMGATTFGGWTLLLPVVPLAIADAGGSSTAAGASTAVFMATTVVTQLRVPALLRNRGYRAVLAVGCVLLGLPSLGFLLSTATAPALAISAIRGIGFGLVTVAGIGLLAELAPPNLLGRVTGANGVAVAASQMLVLPLGLGLYQAGHHAAVYLLGTIIPLLSLVSISRLPVVPNPGMPAGRKGPPLKVLLVPCLSMLVVAATYGGVSSLLPIATENRAAVAGFALSASAGAMLLGRYGAGVIADRIGAGRTTVPALLTAAVGTSLLAFAVAGHVGDIGLVVGAMIFGLGFGAVQNESLLVLLASAGRDRVAAASASWNIAYDGGTGVGALALGAVATAAGYPPVFVVAAVAVAAVVPVATIAALRADRVGT from the coding sequence ATGCGCGAACTCCTGCGCACTCGCGGGGTCCTCGTAGCTCTCCTCATGGGCGCCACCACCTTCGGTGGTTGGACATTGCTGTTGCCGGTGGTCCCGTTGGCGATCGCCGACGCGGGTGGTTCGAGCACCGCGGCCGGAGCGTCGACGGCGGTGTTCATGGCCACCACAGTCGTGACGCAACTGCGTGTGCCGGCTCTGCTGCGCAACCGGGGATACCGTGCCGTGCTAGCCGTGGGCTGCGTACTGCTGGGACTGCCGTCGCTGGGCTTCCTCCTCAGCACCGCGACCGCGCCGGCGCTGGCGATCTCGGCGATCCGGGGCATCGGTTTCGGACTGGTGACGGTCGCGGGCATCGGGTTGCTGGCCGAGTTGGCGCCGCCCAACCTGTTGGGGCGGGTGACCGGCGCCAACGGAGTGGCGGTGGCGGCATCCCAGATGCTGGTGCTGCCACTGGGACTCGGCCTCTACCAGGCGGGGCATCATGCCGCGGTGTACCTGCTCGGCACGATCATCCCGTTGCTGTCCCTGGTGTCGATCTCACGGCTCCCGGTCGTCCCGAATCCCGGGATGCCGGCCGGGCGCAAGGGACCGCCGCTGAAGGTGCTGCTGGTGCCCTGCCTGTCGATGCTGGTGGTGGCGGCCACGTATGGCGGGGTGTCCTCGCTGCTTCCGATAGCCACCGAGAATCGCGCTGCCGTGGCCGGTTTCGCGCTGTCGGCCTCGGCCGGTGCGATGCTGCTCGGCCGCTACGGCGCCGGTGTGATCGCGGACCGGATCGGTGCGGGTCGGACCACCGTGCCGGCGCTGCTGACCGCGGCGGTGGGCACCTCCCTGTTGGCGTTCGCGGTCGCCGGGCACGTCGGCGACATCGGATTGGTGGTCGGGGCGATGATCTTCGGGCTGGGCTTCGGTGCGGTGCAGAACGAGTCGCTGCTGGTGCTGCTCGCGTCGGCGGGCCGGGACCGGGTCGCGGCGGCCAGTGCCTCCTGGAACATCGCCTACGACGGCGGTACCGGTGTCGGTGCGCTGGCGCTGGGTGCGGTGGCGACGGCAGCGGGCTATCCGCCGGTGTTCGTGGTCGCCGCGGTGGCGGTCGCCGCCGTCGTCCCCGTGGCTACGATCGCCGCCCTGCGGGCCGATAGAGTTGGCACATGA
- the priA gene encoding bifunctional 1-(5-phosphoribosyl)-5-((5-phosphoribosylamino)methylideneamino)imidazole-4-carboxamide isomerase/phosphoribosylanthranilate isomerase PriA, whose product MSLVLLPAVDVANGEAVRLVQGEAGSETSYGAPRDAALAWQNDGAEWVHLVDLDAAFGRGSNRELLAAVVGELDVKVELSGGIRDDDTLEAALATGCARVNLGTAAVENPDWCARAIAKHGERIAVGLDVKLIDGDYRLRGRGWVSDGGDLWEVLERLNRDGCSRYVVTDVSKDGTLTGPNLELLSQVCAATDAPVVASGGVSTIADLEAIAGLVGEGVEGSIVGKALYAGRFTLPEALAAVSR is encoded by the coding sequence GTGAGCCTGGTCCTTTTGCCTGCTGTAGATGTCGCCAACGGTGAAGCTGTTCGCCTCGTTCAGGGAGAGGCGGGGAGCGAGACCAGTTATGGTGCGCCCCGCGACGCCGCCCTCGCGTGGCAGAACGACGGTGCCGAGTGGGTGCATCTGGTCGATCTCGATGCCGCTTTCGGTCGCGGCTCCAACCGTGAGCTGCTCGCCGCCGTGGTCGGCGAGCTCGACGTCAAGGTCGAGCTGTCCGGTGGTATCCGTGACGACGACACCCTCGAGGCCGCTCTCGCGACCGGCTGCGCCCGCGTCAACCTCGGCACCGCTGCCGTGGAGAACCCGGACTGGTGCGCCCGTGCCATCGCCAAGCACGGTGAGCGCATCGCCGTCGGCCTCGACGTCAAGCTGATCGACGGCGACTACCGCCTCCGCGGCCGTGGCTGGGTGTCCGACGGCGGCGACCTGTGGGAGGTCCTCGAGCGCCTCAACCGCGACGGTTGCTCGCGCTACGTCGTCACCGACGTGAGCAAGGACGGAACCCTCACGGGCCCGAACCTCGAGCTGCTGAGCCAGGTCTGCGCGGCCACCGACGCGCCGGTCGTCGCGTCGGGTGGTGTCTCCACGATCGCCGATCTCGAGGCCATCGCCGGTCTGGTCGGCGAGGGTGTCGAGGGCTCGATCGTCGGAAAGGCGCTCTACGCAGGACGATTCACGCTTCCCGAGGCCCTCGCCGCGGTTTCGCGGTAG